The nucleotide sequence GTCCTGGTGCTTGGTCCCGCCCCGACGGCGCAGGGTGAGCATGATCGCGGCGATGATGGCGAGCAGCAGGATCAGCGCCGCGAGCTCGAACGGATAGACATACACCGTATAGAGCACGCTGCCGAGCAGGCGCACGTTGTTGCCGCCCTCAGCCGCTGCGCCGACGTCGGCGGCGGTCATGCCCGCGAGGTCCACCTCTCCGGAGCCGAGCACCAGCAGCATCTCCAGCACCATGACCACCGCCACCAGCGCACCGATGGGCAGATACCGGGCAAACCCCTCGCGCAGCGGCGCCATGTTGACGTCCAGCATCATCACCACGAACAGGAACAGCACCATCACCGCGCCCACGTACACCAGCACCAGCGCAATGCCGAGGAACTCGGCCTCCGCCATCAGCCACAGCGCGGCGCTGTTGAAGAAGGCAAGCACCAGGGCGAGCGCGGCGTGCACCGGGTTGCGCACGGTGATGACCATGGTCGCCGCGGCCAGCAGGATGCCCGCGAACACGTAGAAGATCAGCTGCTCAATCACGTCGTGCCCCTGGTCGAGCGGTTCTTCGTCGCGCGCCCCCACCGGCGCGCGCCGCGGCATCCGGAGCCGCGGGTCGTTGTCAGGTGCCCACTAGCCCGCAATTCTCACCGATCCGCGGCTGCGGACGCGAATCTGGCGGGCAGGCCGGCGTTGTGCTCGGTCCGGGTGCTCGACGTACTGTCGAGTACGCCTAGCGCGCCCGGACTCTCCCGCGCGTTGGGCAGCGCGGAGCCCTTCCCGCGGGCCTCTGCGCTTCAGAGCGGCGACCTGGCAAGGCGGCGTTCGCAGCGAATGGCCGTAGCCCTTTGCAAGAACGCCAACGCAGTCCAGGGCGCCGCTCTGAAGCGCCCTCCGGGGCCGCACGGCGCGCGCGCAGCCGGCGTTGCGCTGCTTGACTGTACCTCGGTACAGCGCTGCGCAGCGCGCCTTGTCTGCACGCGCGCCGTGCGGCCAGAGGCCCGCGGGCAGGGCTCCGCGCTGCCCATCTCCTGCCCGCCATCTCCGCGCCCTCGCTACGCGCATCGGTGAGAACTGCGGGCTAGCGATAGGGCGCGTCGGCAGCGCGGTCGGCGGCGAGCTGGGCCTCGTACTTGTCCCCCAGCGCCAGCAGCTCCTCCTTGTGGATGATCTGCTCGCCGCGGCGCTCGAAATGGTACTCGTGTATCCGGGTCTCGACGATGGAGTCCACCGGGCAGGACTCCTCGCAGAAGCCGCAGTAGATGCACTTGAACAGGTCGATGTCGTAGCGCGTGGTGCGGCGGGTACCGTCCTCCCGCGGCTCGGACTCGATGGTGATGGCCAGCGCCGGGCAGACCGCCTCGCAGAGCTTGCAGGCGATGCAGCGCTCCTCGCCGTTGGGATAGCGGCGCAGCGCGTGCAGCCCGCGGAAGCGCGGCGACTGCGGCGCCCTCTCCTCCGGGTATTCCAGCGTGTATTTGGCATCAAAGAGGTGCCGGCCGGTGAGCCGCATGCCCTTGAGCAGCTCGACCAGCAGAAAACTGTTCACGAAGTCGCGTATCGCCTGCATGCGTTTCACCTCGGGCTCTCGGCCCCTTGCGCGACGCCCGCCCGGCGCCCCGGTGCGGGTCGTGACGGTCAGCCCCGGCTCAGAACCAGGGGCCGAATCCGGTCAGAATGAACACCGACTCCACCACCAGCCACACCACGGTGACCGGGATCAGCACCTTCCAGCCGAGCCGCATGATCTGGTCGTAGCGGTAGCGCGGGAAGGTGCCGCGGAACCAGATGTAGCAGAACAGGAAGAAGGCGACCTTGAGCGAGAACCAGACGATGCCGGGCACCCAGTCAAACAGGGGCCCGAGCAGCGGCAGCCCGTGGAAGGGCGAATACCAGCCACCGAGGAACATGATCGCCGCCAGCCCGGAGATCAGGATCATGTTCGCGTACTCGGCGAGGAAGAAGATGGCGAAGGCCATCCCCGAATACTCTACGTGGAAGCCGGCGACGATCTCCGACTCGCCCTCGGCGACGTCGAAAGGCAGCCGGTTGGTCTCCGCCACTCCGGACACCCAGTAGACCAGGAACAGCGGCAGCAGCGGCAGCCAGAACCAGTTCCAGATCGGCCCCTCCTGGGCGCGCACGATCTCGCCGATGTTGAGGCTGCCGGCGGCCATGAGCACCCCTACCAGCGCGAACCCCATGGCGATCTCGTAGGAGACCACCTGGGCGCCGGCACGCAGCGCCCCCAGCAGGGCGTACTTCGAGTTCGAGGCCCAGCCGGCCAGGATGATGCCGTAGACGCCCATGGAGGTCATCGCCAGGACGTAGAGCAGCCCGGCGTTGATGTCGGCGATCACCAGCCCCTCGCCTACCGGCAGCACCGCCCAGGCGGCCAGCGCCGGCATGATGGAGAGCATCGGCGCGAGCACGAACAGGAAGCGGTTGGCGTTCTGCGGCAGCACCACCTCCTTCATGAGGAGCTTGAGCGCATCCGCGATGGGCTGCAGCAGGCCGTGCCAGCCGACGCGGTTGGGCCCCCGCCGCAGCTGCATGGCACCGATCACCTTGCGCTCGGCATAGGTCATGTACGCCACCGCCAGGAACAGCGGGATGATCAGCGCCACGATCTTGGTGACGATCCAGCTCAGTTCGATCAGCTCACTCATGCGTGCATCGCTTCCTCGTCCCGCGCGTCAGGCGCGCTGCAGGGTGACCTCGCCCACCAGCGGCCCGAGCCCCTCGCTGCCGGGCAGGCCGGCGGCGATCCAGCAACTGCCCGCCGGCACGGCGTCATCGATGCGCAACGGCAGGCGGCGCTCGCGCCCGGCCTGGAGCACCAGCACCGGCTCGCCGTCGCCTATGCCGAGCTCCCCGGCCACCTTGGCCGACACGTGCACCGCCGCCTCGCCGGCGTGCGCCGTGCGCTGCAGCGAGGCCGCCCGGCGCGTCAGCCCGTCGACGTTGAACATGGCCGGCGCGCCGATGCGCAGGGGGCCCTCGAGCTTGACGGGCGTCGG is from Spiribacter halobius and encodes:
- a CDS encoding NADH-quinone oxidoreductase subunit J, coding for MEQLIFYVFAGILLAAATMVITVRNPVHAALALVLAFFNSAALWLMAEAEFLGIALVLVYVGAVMVLFLFVVMMLDVNMAPLREGFARYLPIGALVAVVMVLEMLLVLGSGEVDLAGMTAADVGAAAEGGNNVRLLGSVLYTVYVYPFELAALILLLAIIAAIMLTLRRRGGTKHQDVARQVRTTKAERLRVVRMTAERREKS
- the nuoI gene encoding NADH-quinone oxidoreductase subunit NuoI; translation: MQAIRDFVNSFLLVELLKGMRLTGRHLFDAKYTLEYPEERAPQSPRFRGLHALRRYPNGEERCIACKLCEAVCPALAITIESEPREDGTRRTTRYDIDLFKCIYCGFCEESCPVDSIVETRIHEYHFERRGEQIIHKEELLALGDKYEAQLAADRAADAPYR
- the nuoH gene encoding NADH-quinone oxidoreductase subunit NuoH, giving the protein MSELIELSWIVTKIVALIIPLFLAVAYMTYAERKVIGAMQLRRGPNRVGWHGLLQPIADALKLLMKEVVLPQNANRFLFVLAPMLSIMPALAAWAVLPVGEGLVIADINAGLLYVLAMTSMGVYGIILAGWASNSKYALLGALRAGAQVVSYEIAMGFALVGVLMAAGSLNIGEIVRAQEGPIWNWFWLPLLPLFLVYWVSGVAETNRLPFDVAEGESEIVAGFHVEYSGMAFAIFFLAEYANMILISGLAAIMFLGGWYSPFHGLPLLGPLFDWVPGIVWFSLKVAFFLFCYIWFRGTFPRYRYDQIMRLGWKVLIPVTVVWLVVESVFILTGFGPWF